The DNA window atgtacagacAACAATAACAAGAAAAGTAGTCATTAAGTGTGCATCACGAATTGGACTAAACTCATTATAATGCTATCAAAGCCAGCGTAGCGTTGTAGCGTTTGTACGTACGGACATACTGACATTTGCGGCGTCCCTCGGGTCTCTTCTTCATCCAAAAACAGCAATTCGTGTCAAGACGagatacttataaaaaatttgTTTACTCgtagtttttttgtcaaaatttcaTATCAATCGCGGTCACATTTCGAAGGTCGTGGCACATGATGATTTGTGTAATTTCGACATTTTTCTAAgtaaccaataaaaataaaaaaacagaataacgatttatatgtataagtacattAAGAGAAATCGAGTTGGATTGCCAACCAGGAATTTGgcttaacttaaaaaaatacaatcaaaaaGGTGCCACATGCTTTTTTATGAGTATTACAATCGACATTTCCTATTAcacattttgaatgataaaaaaatgagTGTAAAGAATTTCCGCATTTTCCAAGTaaaatatagaaatagaaatagaaacggacaataattttaaattgacaGAATACACCTCACCTCGTGGTTCTCGTGATACTTCTCCAAAAGAAGTAAtcaaatgtgaccgcggccggcaaaacgtcccactttgtcgcttgccagaaggacgaaatttgcttgtatcattatacgaataacctgtcaagtcCTTCCTTGCAGCAAGAGAAAAAGTGGCACGTTTTGCCGGCCGTAATCATAAATGTCAATAAAAGTCAATAAGCTTCCTTGTAGCAAGAGAAAAAGTGGCACGTTTTTGCCGGCCGTAATCATAAATGTCAATAAAAGTCAATAAGCTTCCTTGTAGCAAGAGAAAAAGTGGCACGTTTTGCCGGCCGTAATCATAAATGTCAATAAAAGTCAATAAGCTTCCTTGTAGCAAGAGAAAAAGTGGCACGTTTTGCCGGCCGTAATCATAAATGTCAATAAAAGCCTAAGGCGATTATGTCAAACggcaaaaacatatttctttaaACTTATCAGGACTACCAGGAGGTCCAAGCGAGCCATGTGGACCAGGAACACCGGGAGGCCCAGGCACTCCAGGACTACCAGGTGAGAATCTAGGTCTAAAATATCATATACAGGGTAGAAATATAGTTAGCAAGGGCAgctcttaaataataattattgacgTCGTGCCAAAAATCTGGGAGCTTTTCCGTATTCGCTAGGCGCACAACTGGTGCTGATCTCATTTTGTGGGGTTTTCTTCGCTAAATCTTTTGGAGCATAATTAGTTCAAACAGCTGCCGTTAGCATTAATATGCGACATACCATAAGATACTTTGTTTGTGACAATCAGCTCCACCTCTCCCTCCACCGACTTCGCACTGAGTTCACATTCGCACTGCCAATACCGTGCCGAATTTAACTAAACTTAGCTGCACACTTAAATGTAGGTAATATCATTGTTCGAAAGTGACAGTTGCCTTAATTCTGAATGTTCCGTTCTTATTCTTAATCTCCGGAATACTaaggtaaaaaacaatacataatgGATTTTCATACAACTTCCCGTCTGCTGAAAcggtaaaaaaaatgatttagaatttgtttataatttgaGATTGTCCATAATGACGAACTTCCAGTAGTACTTTTGCTACAtaaaggtgaacatttccaagcATATTGGTGAACAGTCTTATTCTTTTTCTTGTCCTAAGCCTTATCCCATTAtatggggtcggctctcctagtcCGCCTTTTCCACTGTTCCCGGTTTTGGGCTACGGTGTCACCTACTTCTATCTATTTTAGGTCCttctatatacatattataattgttatattgGTGAACAGTATCCTTTCTCAATTAAGCTGGGAGACAAAACTAACGGGTATAAAGTCCCACACACATAGTTGCTGTGACACAGAATGGTCTTGTATAGTCTTTTATGGATCTAGCCAttacttttagtttttttacagTAAATCCTCTCTCCTTTAAGATTAGGTAACAGTTTTACCATATaaaccctctggtgttgcgggtgtccatgggcgacggtaatcacTTATCATTAACCGATTCGTCAGCTCGAAACACGCACACAGCTAACACTTTTTTACCCGTGGACAACCAGGAACCCCAGGCAAATCGGACCTACCAGGAacctataacataaaaatagctTAGTTCTTAAGTTTTCAGATTACTTGCATCACTCACTGTCATGGGCATGATACATTGGCATATCATTttggtatatataaaaaaattgtattttgcaTATTCGTCTTTCaaattagttatattttatatattttttgtttttgtaaatattgaatattatatGTTGGATGGCCGCAATAAATTCAGTTACTGCCTTTATTACTATCATAAATCCATTGCACAAAACAGGTATTATTTTAGTAAATCCATATACAAAAATGAAGTGCCTCTCCACATTCATGACTCCTTATGTCAGCACAATATAAAGCATTTGTTATGGAAAATTTTTGCCCGCATTTACACTTAATGTATTTTCTCTATTCCTCTtctataaacacaaaaaaaactaaacacgCACACAGCTAACATTTTTTTACCCCTGGACTACCAGGAAACCCAGGCAAACCGGACCTACCAGGAACCCCTGGCAATCCGGACCAACCCGGAACCCCAGGCAAACCAGACCAACCAGGAACCCCTGGCAATCCGAACCAACCAGGTACCCCTGGCAATCCGGACCAACCAGGAACCCCAGGCAAACCAGACCAACCAGGAACCCCTGGCAATCCGGACCAACCAGGAACCCCAGGCAAACCGGACCAACCAGGTACCCCTGGCAATCCGGACCAACCAGGAACCCCAGGCAAACCAGACCAACCAGGTACCCCTGGCAATCCGGACCAACCAGGAACCCCTGACAAACCGGACCTACCAGGAACCCCAGGCAAACCAGATCAACCAGGAACCCCCAACAAACCGGACCAACCAGGAACCCCAGGCCAACCGGACAAACCAGGAACCCCAGACCAACCTGACCAACCAGGAACCCCAGGCCAACCGGACCAACCAGGAACCCCAGACCAACCGGACCAACCAGGAACCCCAGGCCAGCCGGACCAACCAGGAACCCCAGACCAACCAGACCAACCAGGAACTCCAGGCCAGCCGGACCAACCAGGAACCCCAGACAAACCGGACCAACCAGGAACTCCAGGCCAACCGGACCAACCAGGAACCCCAGACCAACCTGACCAACCAGGAACTCCAGGTTAACACTTACATCTAacgtttaataatttataagtacctaACTCGCCTAACGAACACATCATTGGgagcagggctataaccgcgattAAAATCGatatttgcaaattgcgggcatctctctctgtcactctaattacgccttcattggagtaaaagagaaagatccccacaatttgtgGGAATTTCGGTTTTGCGGCAGGCCCTGGGAGTATATAACACACACAATATAATTCAATGTTCTCCTTTCTACCCCCGTGCGAGAGGAGCAAACGTATCCTTACTTAGTGGACATAATCACCTACTCACACAACCCTTTGCTATTTCATAACACAAATAATTACAGAACTCTTCATTGCACTATTTACGCGGTATCAATTGAGTACTGTCTGCATCAAAAGAAGtgtatgaaacaacgcgccaaaagctACCCTCGATTACTTAATCAATTAGAAAATTTCAGTGACACGTTCATTGTTATATATAAAGAGACATATATTAACTGTTTGTTATCTCTAAGAGAACGGTAGATAATTTTGTCGCAGTCTGATACGCTTCtactgatttttattttattttcacaaatcaactatttcattttaattaatctaTTTCGATTGTCAATAACAGCATAACACATTTTATACAGAATAAgtgatttgattgatttattgaTGGGTACAAGCTTAGAATCATAAGCGAAGTATGCAACCCGATCTAAAAACCAACAGCGGCGTTGAGAGTTCGACTAGTATTATATTGTCATGTTGTAaaaggttattattttattattttaaaaacttatgCACCAGTTATGAACTAAAACACTGTACAATTCAAAAGAGAACGAATAATATTCAACTACTTaccatccatcatctcacaggaCCTTAACACATACATACACTGACTTTATGTGTTCACTCCACTGCTTGTTATTCTATGGATTGTTATTGATTATTCTTTACTTTATGCTATGGGTTCCGAGTTGAAttcgaatattaaaattttagtcCAAGTACTCTATAATCTATCACTACTTATTACTGTCAAAGATCGGCACACCAACTCTATTGAAAATATTAGACTTACCTATTTCAGTTCTTTGCTATTCGTATATATTGTATCTATACATTAAGGTAGCGTAAAACtgcctattttatttatagcatattttagatttttttaaatctatgaaataatcagacagcaaaaaatatttgtatatctgACAAAACGATACGttcattattataattagaGGGTCTATCACGAAGACTTAAgccgtaattagagtgacagagaaagatgcccataatttgcgaattttggtgttcgcggtaggctcttaGAGGCCAGAATTTTCGGGCCATTTTTGAATGTTCATAGTGAtggtttttgaattttaacgCATGGTTGCAATGTTAACTCAAAAATTTGGGTGGACCtggcgctccaggtggaccaggcgctccgggaggcccaggcgctccaggtggaccaggcgctccgggaGGACCtggcgctccaggtggaccaggtggaccaggcgctccaggaggtccaggcgctccaggaggtCCAGGCGCTCCGGGAGGACCAGGTGGACCAGGTGCTCcgggaggcccaggcgctccgggaggtccaggcgctccaggtggaccaggcgctccgggaggcccaggcgctccaggtggaccaggtGGACCAGGTGCTCCGGGAGGtccaggcgctccaggtggaccaggcgctccgggtGGACCAGGTGCACCGGGaggaccaggcgctccaggtggaccaggtGGACCAGGTGCTCcgggaggcccaggcgctccgggaggtccaggcgctccaggtggaccaggcgctccgggaggcccaggcgctccaggtggaccaggtggaccaggcgctccaggaggcccaggcgctccaggcggaccaggcgctccgggtggaccaggcgctccaggaggaccaggcgctccaggtggaccaggtggaccaggcgctccgggtggaccaggcgctccgggcggcccaggcgctccgggcggcccaggcgctccgggaggaccaggcgctccaggtggaccaggtggaccaggcgctccaggaggtCCAGGGgctccaggaggcccaggcgctccaggaggcccaggggctccaggaggcccaggcgctccaggaggcccaggcgctccgggcggaccaggcgctccaggtggacctggtggaccaggcgctccgggaggcccaggcgctccaggtggaccaggcgctccaggaggcccaggcgcgccaggaggcccaggcgctccaggaggcccaggcgctccgggcggaccaggcgctccaggtggaccaggtGCTCCGGGAGGTCCAGGCGCACCAGGTGGACCAGGTGGACCAGGTGCTCcgggaggcccaggcgctccaggtgggccaggcgctccaggtggaccaggcgctccaggaggcccaggcgctccgggcggaccaggcgctccgggaggtccaggcgctccaggtggaccaggtgctccgggtggaccaggcgctccaggtggaccaggtggaccaggcgctccaggaggcccaggcgctccaggtggaccaggcgctccgggaggcccaggcgctccaggtggaccaggcgctccaggaggcccaggcgctccgggcggaccaggcgctccgggaggtccaggcgctccaggtggaccaggtggaccaggcgctccaggtggaccaggtgctccgggtggaccaggcgctccaggtggaccaggtGGACCAGGTGCTCCAGGAGGCCCAGGagctccaggtggaccaggcgctccgggagtcccaggcgctccaggtggaccaggcgctccgggaggaccaggcgctccaggtggaccaggtGGACCAGGTgctccaggaggcccaggcgctccaggtggaccaggcgctccgggaggcccaggcgctccaggtggaccaggcgctccgggaggaccaggcgctccaggtggaccaggtggaccaggcgctccaggaggcccaggcgctccgggcggaccaggcgctccgggaggtccaggcgctccaggtggaccaggtggaccaggcgctccgggaggcccaggcgctccaggtggaccaggcgctccaggaggcccaggcgctccaggtgggccaggcgctccaggtggaccaggtggaccaggcgctccaggaggcccaggcgctccaggtgggccaggcgctccaggtggaccaggtggaccaggcgctccaggaggcccaggcgctccaggtgggccaggcgctccaggtggaccaggcgctccgggtggaccaggtggaccaggcgctccgggaGGCCCAGGCTCTCCAGGAAAACCAGGGAAACCAGGCAAAGCAACGAAGAAAACAACAAGCTCACACCAAGAATCCGGTACTTCATCTGGAAACAGCTCATCACAGAACGAGGATACTACTGATGCCAAGGGCAACAGGCGTACCAAGACTTCAAACGCGAGTGATAAGTCCAATAGCAATAAGAAATCCTCTCAAGCTCAAACTGTTATTAAGAAGTCGGATGGATCAATCATCAAAAAATCATCCCAGGACGCCAGTGAATCCGACAACAAAGCAAGCTCATCCAATGTTCGCGAGAAAAACACAAATGCTGACGGATCCTCCAATGAGAGGTCTGAGCAAAACGCGTCCAAGTCATCCCACAAAGCCGCTTCAAGCAATAAACAGTCGAAGCAAGTAAACAAAGATGGATCTTCTGTTGAGTCTTCTGACAAAACTGCTTCAAACGAGAACAACAAAGCTGCGTCTAGCAACAAGcaacttaaacaaataaataaagatggTTCGTCTCGGGAAGCGTCAGAGCGTTCAGCTTCTAATGAAAGTGACAAAGCGGCTTCCACCAACAAGCAAACGAAACGAATCAACAAAGACGGATCTTCTACTCGAGCGTCTGAAAAATCGGCTTCAAAGGAGAACAGCAAGAATGCTTCTACcaacaaacaatcaaaaatAGTGAACAAAGACGGATCCTCTCAACAGTCCTCTGAAAAATCTGCCTCAAGTGAGAAGAATAAGGCTGCTTCGACCAACAAACaactgaaacaaataaataaagatggTTCGTCTCGGGAAGCGTCAGAGCGTTCAGCTTCTAATGAAAGTGACAAAGCGGCTTCCACCAACAAGCAAACGAAACGAATCAACAAAGACGGATCTTCTACTCGAGCGTCTGAAAAATCGGCTTCAAAGGAGAACAGCAAGAATGCTTCTACcaacaaacaatcaaaaatAGTGAACAAAGACGGATCCTCTCAACAGTCCTCTGAAAAATCTGCCTCAAGTGAGAAGAATAAGGCTGCTTCGACCAACAAACAAGTGAAACAAATCAACAAAGACGGATCTTCCAACGAGGCTTCTGAACAATCGGCTTCTAATGAAAGTAACAAAGCCTCATCAACCAACAAGCAATTGAAACAAATCAACAAAGATGGATCTTCCAAGATAGCCTCTGAGCAATCTGCTTCGAAACAGAACAGCAAGAATGCATCTAGCAACAAACAATTGAAACAAGTAAACAAAGATGGATCATCTAAACAGTCCTCTGAACAATCTGCTTCAAAAGAGAACAACAAGGCTGCATCCAAAAATACCCAAGTGAAACAGATTAACAAAGACGGATCTTCTCGCGAAGCATCAGAGCAATCTGCTTCAATTGAAAGCAACAAGGCTGCTTCCAgaaacacacaaacaaaacaaactaacAAAGACGGATCTTCCAAGGCAGCATCTGAACAATCTGCTTCCAAGCAGAAAAGCAAAGCTGCTTCTAAAAATACACAATTGAAACAAGTTAACAAGGACGGATCCACTGTACAGGCATCTGAACAATCTGCTTCAGTAGAGAACAGCAAAGCTGCTTCcaaaaacacacaattgaaACAAGTAAATAGGGACGGATCCTCTGTGCAGGCATCTGAACAATCTGCTTCAGTAGAGAACAGCAAAGCTGCTTCcaaaaacacacaattgaaAAAAGTTAACCGCGATGGATCCACCGTGGAGGCATCTCAACAAGCCGCCTCGAAAGAGAATAACAAGGCTGCTTCCAgcaacaaacaaataaaaaaagtaaacaaagatGGATCCACTTCGGAGGGTTCTGAGCAATCTGCTTCAAATGAAAGCAACAAGGCTGCTTCTAGCAACACGCAATCTAAAGTTGTAGGTGCCGATGGATCCGTAAAGACTGCCAGTGAACAGAAGGCTTCCAAGTCCAGCGCAGCCAATGCTAGCACAAACAAGCAGTCGCGCGTTGTTGGACCCGATGGCAGTAGCAGCATTAGCAGCAGCAGCCAAGCCTCGTCCTCTAGTTCCAGCTCCTCATCCTCATCTTCCACCGTTGAGGAGGTAGTTTCTGACGACGaatgttaaataattaagtaattcaACATTTTGACCCACGTccgtgtatattttttttgataaaggaACTTCAttgctttttaaattgatttttttcaaattatattttctttgttCATGTGTGCTTAATTCGAAATAAACGAAcgattgataaaatatattttttatttactactttagtTCTCACCATATTTAATGTGTACGAATTCTAGGTCCCCATCTCTCCAATCAAGAAGTGCAGTCTTTCTCAACGCACTAATACGggatgggcaaataagagtgatacactttgtttttaaattatatatccAAAAAATAACTATTCATCACCAAAATATAGCCGGGATACTGGGTAAAAGGGATATTATAAAGACTACAATTTTCGATTTACAGAAGTGCGTACCTAGGAAATATACGTATAATCTTTTCTTCGAAAAAGTTATGGCGAAGCATTTATCAACATTTAGAACCATACGATTATCAACGCACCAGTTCGATATAACATTCAAGTCGTCCTGCAGCAGTAAACAGTCTGTGGTACTGTTtattgttttgtatattttcagaTCGTCTGCATAAAATAGAAAGGGGCAAGACAATCGTTCTGCCAaatcatttataaaaacaataaacagcAACGGCCCCAAGTGTTACCCTTATGGTACTCCTGAGGTTAAAGGTACAGAAGCAGACAAAGATCCCTTGACAGCTACAAGTTGGCTCCTGTTATTCAAGTAGGAACATATTCACCTAAACAAATTACCATGTATTCCGTATAGTGCGAGCTTGTAACAAAGGATATCATGGTCCACTGTATCGAAGGCCTTAGAAAAATCCGTATATATAGTATCGACCTGACCACTATCCGCAAAGCTAGTACATAGTATAAACACAACTCACTCGAACTACTGGTAACTCGGGTTTGGTAGATTTGGAGGTTACTTGAAACTCAAACTTGAgacaaatacttttattatCTAGTAAAACTAGGTAGGAGTTTTACACGACTGTCTTTCTTCACGACCGACACTAGAATGTCGCAACTGGCCCGGTTCCCAATCGTCGACCCTCGTCATCCCCTCCAATCGATAATCACCTCACAGATTTCAACCAATCACCGATCAATAATATCGCGCCATTTTACTATAGACCGATATTGTTATTATCCATAtataccattattattattttttaattaaaaataaagcaatCAGATACACGAACCCTAACAATCGACCATCCTGATAACGGTTCCGTCCCGGAACACGTCCCCAGGTGGAAACCCTAACAATCGGGATCATGGCCAGTTGCACAAACTT is part of the Cydia pomonella isolate Wapato2018A chromosome 27, ilCydPomo1, whole genome shotgun sequence genome and encodes:
- the LOC133532782 gene encoding collagen alpha-1(III) chain-like isoform X49 — translated: MKLSIALLSVVALVAVSGLPQPRPEPGSGVIEEISSSSKKAASSRSSSSSDESSSSTIIRGAGGKTIIKKTQAEQEQEQASASRKEESSQRIVKRVGGGVIEQDSSQRASSAQQQQSSSSAVKSEEQIISGRGGLVSKKTQKSAKQDSSQSASADSSKSSRKITRSGVEESQERKSAKSAKKSSAEQNEREELLIRGGNRVEKSQKNSKQAQSSRQSSNEQRRSSKRSGSSLEEKSSSRSSDRKQASSSESSEERERRERRGRTSVEIEEERRKKERSSKSSSSSENEESRRRRISGSSKETEEQHRRSSSKRSSSSEESEEELRRRVKKGGKDDDCDDGHGGPGRPGRPGRPGRPGRPGRPGRPGIPGGPGGPGTPGGPGTPGGPGAPGGPGAPGGPGGPGGPGAPGGPGAPGGPGAPGGPGAPGGPGAPGGPGAPGGPGGPGAPGGPGAPGGPGGPGAPGGPGAPGGPGAPGGPGAPGGPGAPGGPGGPGAPGGPGAPGGPGAPGGPGAPGGPGAPGGPGGPGAPGGPGAPGGPGAPGGPGAPGGPGGPGAPGGPGAPGGPGAPGGPGAPGGPGAPGGPGGPGAPGGPGAPGGPGAPGGPGAPGGPGGPGAPGGPGAPGGPGAPGGPGAPGGPGAPGGPGGPGAPGGPGAPGGPGAPGGPGAPGGPGGPGAPGGPGAPGGPGGPGAPGGPGGPGEPDQPGLPGGPSEPCGPGTPGGPGTPGLPGNPGKPDLPGTPGNPDQPGTPGKPDQPGTPGNPNQPGTPGNPDQPGTPGKPDQPGTPGNPDQPGTPGKPDQPGTPGNPDQPGTPGKPDQPGTPGNPDQPGTPDKPDLPGTPGKPDQPGTPNKPDQPGTPGQPDKPGTPDQPDQPGTPGQPDQPGTPDQPDQPGTPGQPDQPGTPDQPDQPGTPGQPDQPGTPDKPDQPGTPGQPDQPGTPDQPDQPGTPGGPGGPGAPGGPGAPGGPGAPGGPGAPGGPGAPGGPGAPGGPGGPGAPGGPGAPGGPGGPGAPGGPGAPGGPGGPGAPGGPGAPGGPGAPGGPGAPGGPGGPGAPGGPGAPGGPGAPGGPGAPGGPGAPGGPGAPGGPGAPGGPGGPGAPGGPGAPGGPGAPGGPGAPGGPGGPGAPGGPGAPGGPGAPGGPGAPGGPGGPGAPGGPGSPGKPGKPGKATKKTTSSHQESGTSSGNSSSQNEDTTDAKGNRRTKTSNASDKSNSNKKSSQAQTVIKKSDGSIIKKSSQDASESDNKASSSNVREKNTNADGSSNERSEQNASKSSHKAASSNKQSKQVNKDGSSVESSDKTASNENNKAASSNKQLKQINKDGSSREASERSASNESDKAASTNKQTKRINKDGSSTRASEKSASKENSKNASTNKQSKIVNKDGSSQQSSEKSASSEKNKAASTNKQLKQINKDGSSREASERSASNESDKAASTNKQTKRINKDGSSTRASEKSASKENSKNASTNKQSKIVNKDGSSQQSSEKSASSEKNKAASTNKQVKQINKDGSSNEASEQSASNESNKASSTNKQLKQINKDGSSKIASEQSASKQNSKNASSNKQLKQVNKDGSSKQSSEQSASKENNKAASKNTQVKQINKDGSSREASEQSASIESNKAASRNTQTKQTNKDGSSKAASEQSASKQKSKAASKNTQLKQVNKDGSTVQASEQSASVENSKAASKNTQLKQVNRDGSSVQASEQSASVENSKAASKNTQLKKVNRDGSTVEASQQAASKENNKAASSNKQIKKVNKDGSTSEGSEQSASNESNKAASSNTQSKVVGADGSVKTASEQKASKSSAANASTNKQSRVVGPDGSSSISSSSQASSSSSSSSSSSSTVEEVVSDDEC
- the LOC133532782 gene encoding collagen alpha-1(III) chain-like isoform X15 — its product is MKLSIALLSVVALVAVSGLPQPRPEPGSGVIEEISSSSKKAASSRSSSSSDESSSSTIIRGAGGKTIIKKTQAEQEQEQASASRKEESSQRIVKRVGGGVIEQDSSQRASSAQQQQSSSSAVKSEEQIISGRGGLVSKKTQKSAKQDSSQSASADSSKSSRKITRSGVEESQERKSAKSAKKSSAEQNEREELLIRGGNRVEKSQKNSKQAQSSRQSSNEQRRSSKRSGSSLEEKSSSRSSDRKQASSSESSEERERRERRGRTSVEIEEERRKKERSSKSSSSSENEESRRRRISGSSKETEEQHRRSSSKRSSSSEESEEELRRRVKKGGKDDDCDDGHGGPGRPGRPGRPGRPGRPGRPGRPGIPGGPGGPGTPGGPGTPGGPGAPGGPGAPGGPGGPGGPGAPGGPGAPGGPGAPGGPGAPGGPGAPGGPGAPGGPGGPGAPGGPGAPGGPGGPGAPGGPGAPGGPGAPGGPGAPGGPGAPGGPGGPGAPGGPGAPGGPGAPGGPGAPGGPGAPGGPGGPGAPGGPGAPGGPGAPGGPGAPGGPGGPGAPGGPGAPGGPGAPGGPGAPGGPGAPGGPGGPGAPGGPGAPGGPGAPGGPGAPGGPGGPGAPGGPGAPGGPGAPGGPGAPGGPGAPGGPGGPGAPGGPGAPGGPGAPGGPGAPGGPGGPGAPGGPGAPGGPGGPGAPGGPGGPGEPDQPGLPGGPSEPCGPGTPGGPGTPGLPGNPGKPDLPGTPGNPDQPGTPGKPDQPGTPGNPNQPGTPGNPDQPGTPGKPDQPGTPGNPDQPGTPGKPDQPGTPGNPDQPGTPGKPDQPGTPGNPDQPGTPDKPDLPGTPGKPDQPGTPNKPDQPGTPGQPDKPGTPDQPDQPGTPGQPDQPGTPDQPDQPGTPGQPDQPGTPDQPDQPGTPGQPDQPGTPDKPDQPGTPGQPDQPGTPDQPDQPGTPGGPGGPGAPGGPGAPGGPGAPGGPGAPGGPGAPGGPGAPGGPGGPGAPGGPGAPGGPGGPGAPGGPGAPGGPGGPGAPGGPGAPGGPGAPGGPGAPGGPGGPGAPGGPGAPGGPGAPGGPGAPGGPGAPGGPGAPGGPGAPGGPGGPGAPGGPGAPGGPGAPGGPGAPGGPGAPGGPGAPGGPGAPGGPGGPGAPGGPGAPGGPGAPGGPGAPGGPGAPGGPGAPGGPGAPGGPGAPGGPGGPGAPGGPGAPGGPGAPGGPGGPGAPGGPGAPGGPGGPGAPGGPGAPGGPGAPGGPGAPGGPGAPGGPGAPGGPGAPGGPGAPGGPGGPGAPGGPGSPGKPGKPGKATKKTTSSHQESGTSSGNSSSQNEDTTDAKGNRRTKTSNASDKSNSNKKSSQAQTVIKKSDGSIIKKSSQDASESDNKASSSNVREKNTNADGSSNERSEQNASKSSHKAASSNKQSKQVNKDGSSVESSDKTASNENNKAASSNKQLKQINKDGSSREASERSASNESDKAASTNKQTKRINKDGSSTRASEKSASKENSKNASTNKQSKIVNKDGSSQQSSEKSASSEKNKAASTNKQLKQINKDGSSREASERSASNESDKAASTNKQTKRINKDGSSTRASEKSASKENSKNASTNKQSKIVNKDGSSQQSSEKSASSEKNKAASTNKQVKQINKDGSSNEASEQSASNESNKASSTNKQLKQINKDGSSKIASEQSASKQNSKNASSNKQLKQVNKDGSSKQSSEQSASKENNKAASKNTQVKQINKDGSSREASEQSASIESNKAASRNTQTKQTNKDGSSKAASEQSASKQKSKAASKNTQLKQVNKDGSTVQASEQSASVENSKAASKNTQLKQVNRDGSSVQASEQSASVENSKAASKNTQLKKVNRDGSTVEASQQAASKENNKAASSNKQIKKVNKDGSTSEGSEQSASNESNKAASSNTQSKVVGADGSVKTASEQKASKSSAANASTNKQSRVVGPDGSSSISSSSQASSSSSSSSSSSSTVEEVVSDDEC